The proteins below come from a single Ictalurus punctatus breed USDA103 chromosome 24, Coco_2.0, whole genome shotgun sequence genomic window:
- the snx13 gene encoding sorting nexin-13 isoform X1 — protein sequence MFVFQANLSVWGWGGLGILLFLITFGPFAIFYLAFYIFCFLGGGFAVTLLFGKTNSEKHLEKCEHSYLPPTPTGIAKTLEELKQETKPIKIDRRLTGSNFIDEPLQQVIQFALRDYIQYWYYTLSEDESFLLEIRQTVQNALVQFSTRSKEVDWQPYFTTRLVDDFATHLRVFRKAQERLNEREDPKQREAPEELLDAFFETEVEMERKICRDVVCTSHGDEEGFLRDLCEVLLYLLLPPGDFHNKNMRYFLREILARGVLLPLINQLSDPDYINQFIIWMIRDSSCNYEAFMNILKLTDKTAELEAVKDKVLEELQYLRSLDTAGDDINTIKNQINSLLFVKKVCETRIQRLQSGKDVDAMKLAANFGKLCIIPLDHILVHNIALQFFMDYMQQMGGQADLFFWLTVEGYRVTAQQQLEVLQSWKKDGRKQTGQTKDLLKAAALGVYEQYLSEKASPRVQVDRACVDRLAEKLNKEDPTPEIFDDIQRKVYDMMLKDERFYPSFKQHPLYVRMLAELDMLKEPSYRGSDDGDAESFNGSPTGSINLSLDDLTNATTDESVQLHAFISDTGVCNDHGKTYALYAITVFRKNPDGSEDTWKTYRRYSDFHDFHMRITEQFENLSSILKLPGKKTFNNMDRDFLERRKKDLNAYLQLLLNPELVKACPMLIGHVHDFLENKAYSKGKGDFARKMDTFVNPLRSSMRNVSNAVKSLPDSLAEGMTKVTDNVGRMGERLGQDLRQSIFKVPPLIPKSDIDPEHCRVSAQLDDNVDDNIPLRVMLLLMDEVFDLKERNQWLRRNIKNLLQQLIRATYGDTINRKIVDHVDFMTSPEQVADYVKRFRDSYWPNGILAETPPCRDKSIRMRTRVAAKTNLLGIMPDELKHIIGAETTRKGILRVFEMFQHQQLNRRLVYVFLEGFLETMFPQYKFPELFVKLHSRSPRIRTYSQKVRTLQKR from the exons atgtttgttttccAGGCCAATCTGTCAGTCTGGGGATGGGGGGGCCTGGGAATCCTGCTTTTCCTCATCACGTTCGGACCCTTTGCCATATTTTATTTGGCGTTTTATATCTTCTGTTTTCTTGGCGG GGGCTTCGCTGTCACGCTTTTATTTGGAAAGACAAATTCCGAAAAACACCTAGAGAAATGTGAGCACTCCTACCTGCCCCCCACCCCAACAGGCATAGCCAAG ACTTTAGAGGAGCTGAAGCAGGAGACGAAGCCCATCAAAATCGACCGGCGTCTGACGGGATCCAACTTCATCGATGAGCCTCTGCAACAG GTGATTCAGTTTGCTCTGAGGGACTACATCCAGTACTGGTATTACACGCTGAGCGAGGACGAGTCCTTCCTGCTGGAGATCAGACAGACGGTGCAGAACGCTCTGGTGCAGTTCTCCACGCG gtCCAAAGAGGTGGACTGGCAGCCTTATTTCACCACCAGACTGGTGGACGACTTCGCCACTCATCTCCGTGTTTTCAGAAAGGCCCAGGAGAGGCTGAACGAGAGGGAGGACCCCAAACAAC gtGAAGCTCCAGAGGAGCTGCTGGATGCGTTTTTTGAGACggaggtggagatggagaggaagatCTGCAGAGATGTAGTGTGCACCTCCCATGGAGATGAAGAAG GGTTCCTGCGGGATCTGTGTGAGGTGCTGCTGTATCTCTTACTACCTCCTGGAGATTTCCACAACAAGAACATGAGATACTTCCTCAGG GAAATCTTGGCGAGAGGAGTTCTGCTGCCGTTGATTAACCAACTAAGTGATCCCGATTATATCAATCAGTTCATCATCTGGATG aTCCGAGACTCCAGCTGCAACTACGAAGCCTTCATGAACATCCTgaagctgactgacaagacggCCGAACTGGAGGCTGTCAAAGACAAAGTACTGGAGGAGCTCCAGTACCTGCGCTCGCTGGATACCGCGGGagatg ATATCAACACTATAAAGAATCAAATTaacagtttactgtttgtgaAGAAAGTCTGCGAAACGAGAATACAGAGGCTGCAGTCGGGAAAG GACGTCGATGCTATGAAACTTGCAGCGAATTTTGGGAAGTTGTGCATCATCCCGCTGGATCATATCCTCGTGCACAACATAGCGCTCCAGTTTTTTATGG ACTACATGCAGCAGATGGGGGGTCAGGCGGATCTGTTCTTCTGGCTGACGGTGGAGGGATACCGGGTCACAGCTCAGCAGCAGCTCGAGGTTTTGCAGAGCTGGAAGAAGGACGGCAGGAAGCAGACCGGCCAGACTAAGGACCTATTAAAGGCCGCTGCGCTCGGTGTCTACGAGCAGTACCTCTCGGAGAAG GCGTCTCCCAGAGTGCAGGTGGATCGGGCCTGTGTGGACAGACTGGCTGAGAAACTCAACAAAGAGGATCCGACTCCGGAGATTTTTGATGACATCCAGAGAAAG gTGTATGATATGATGTTGAAGGACGAACGGTTCTACCCTTCGTTTAAGCAGCACCCTCTGTACGTGCGCATGCTGGCCGAGTTGGACATGCTGAAGGAGCCGAGCTACCGGGGATCAGACGACGGAGACGCAG AGTCTTTTAATGGATCTCCAACCGGAAGCATTAATTTG TCTTTGGATGACCTCACGAACGCCACCACAGACGAGTCGGTGCAGCtacatgcttttatttctgaTACGG GCGTGTGTAATGACCACGGGAAGACCTACGCACTCTACGCCATCACTGTCTTCCGTAAGAATCCAGACGGCAGTGAGGACACCTGGAAGACCTACCGCCGCTACAGCGACTTCCACGACTTCCACATGCGCATCACGGAGCAG TTTGAGAATCTCAGCTCGATATTAAAACTTCCTGGGAAGAAAACGTTCAACAACATGGACAGGGACTTTCTTGAGAGAAGGAAAAAGGACCTGAACGCTTATCTGCAG ctGCTTCTGAATCCAGAGCTAGTGAAGGCCTGCCCCATGCTGATAGGTCACGTCCATGACTTCTTGGAAAACAAGGCATACAGCAAAGGCAAGGGCGACTTTGCACGAAAG atGGACACCTTTGTGAACCCTCTGCGTAGCTCCATGAGAAACGTATCCAATGCTGTGAAGTCACTTCCTGACAGCCTCGCTGAAGGAATGACCAAAGTGACGGACAACGTGGGGCGCATGGGCGAGAGACTGGGCCAGGACCTCAGACAGTCCATATTCAAG GTGCCGCCCTTAATTCCGAAGTCGGACATCGACCCTGAGCACTGCCGAGTGTCTGCACAGCTGGATGACAAT GTCGACGATAATATCCCACTGCGCgtgatgctgctgctgatggACGAGGTGTTTGACCTGAAGGAGAGGAATCAGTGGCTCCGCAGGAACATCAAGAACCTTCTACAGCAGCTCATTAGAGCCACATACGGAGACACCATCAACAG GAAAATCGTGGATCATGTAGACTTCATGACGTCTCCAGAACAAGTAGCCGACTACGTCAAGAGGTTTAG AGATTCCTACTGGCCGAACGGAATCCTAGCAGAGACGCCACCGTGCCGAGACAAGAGCATCCGCATGAGAACCAGAGTAGCAGCTAAGACTAACCTCCTGGGCATCATGCCAG ACGAACTCAAGCACATCATCGGGGCGGAAACCACGCGCAAGGGCATCCTCCGGGTCTTTGAAATGTTCCAGCACCAGCAGCTGAACCGCCGCCTGGTCTATGTCTTCCTGGAGGGGTTTCTCGAAACCATGTTCCCTCAGTACAAGTTCCCCGAGCTGTTCGTCAAGCTGCACTCACGCTCGCCACGCATCCGCACTTATTCGCAGAAAGTCCGCACCTTACAGAAGAGGTGA
- the snx13 gene encoding sorting nexin-13 isoform X2: MFAEANLSVWGWGGLGILLFLITFGPFAIFYLAFYIFCFLGGGFAVTLLFGKTNSEKHLEKCEHSYLPPTPTGIAKTLEELKQETKPIKIDRRLTGSNFIDEPLQQVIQFALRDYIQYWYYTLSEDESFLLEIRQTVQNALVQFSTRSKEVDWQPYFTTRLVDDFATHLRVFRKAQERLNEREDPKQREAPEELLDAFFETEVEMERKICRDVVCTSHGDEEGFLRDLCEVLLYLLLPPGDFHNKNMRYFLREILARGVLLPLINQLSDPDYINQFIIWMIRDSSCNYEAFMNILKLTDKTAELEAVKDKVLEELQYLRSLDTAGDDINTIKNQINSLLFVKKVCETRIQRLQSGKDVDAMKLAANFGKLCIIPLDHILVHNIALQFFMDYMQQMGGQADLFFWLTVEGYRVTAQQQLEVLQSWKKDGRKQTGQTKDLLKAAALGVYEQYLSEKASPRVQVDRACVDRLAEKLNKEDPTPEIFDDIQRKVYDMMLKDERFYPSFKQHPLYVRMLAELDMLKEPSYRGSDDGDAESFNGSPTGSINLSLDDLTNATTDESVQLHAFISDTGVCNDHGKTYALYAITVFRKNPDGSEDTWKTYRRYSDFHDFHMRITEQFENLSSILKLPGKKTFNNMDRDFLERRKKDLNAYLQLLLNPELVKACPMLIGHVHDFLENKAYSKGKGDFARKMDTFVNPLRSSMRNVSNAVKSLPDSLAEGMTKVTDNVGRMGERLGQDLRQSIFKVPPLIPKSDIDPEHCRVSAQLDDNVDDNIPLRVMLLLMDEVFDLKERNQWLRRNIKNLLQQLIRATYGDTINRKIVDHVDFMTSPEQVADYVKRFRDSYWPNGILAETPPCRDKSIRMRTRVAAKTNLLGIMPDELKHIIGAETTRKGILRVFEMFQHQQLNRRLVYVFLEGFLETMFPQYKFPELFVKLHSRSPRIRTYSQKVRTLQKR; encoded by the exons GCCAATCTGTCAGTCTGGGGATGGGGGGGCCTGGGAATCCTGCTTTTCCTCATCACGTTCGGACCCTTTGCCATATTTTATTTGGCGTTTTATATCTTCTGTTTTCTTGGCGG GGGCTTCGCTGTCACGCTTTTATTTGGAAAGACAAATTCCGAAAAACACCTAGAGAAATGTGAGCACTCCTACCTGCCCCCCACCCCAACAGGCATAGCCAAG ACTTTAGAGGAGCTGAAGCAGGAGACGAAGCCCATCAAAATCGACCGGCGTCTGACGGGATCCAACTTCATCGATGAGCCTCTGCAACAG GTGATTCAGTTTGCTCTGAGGGACTACATCCAGTACTGGTATTACACGCTGAGCGAGGACGAGTCCTTCCTGCTGGAGATCAGACAGACGGTGCAGAACGCTCTGGTGCAGTTCTCCACGCG gtCCAAAGAGGTGGACTGGCAGCCTTATTTCACCACCAGACTGGTGGACGACTTCGCCACTCATCTCCGTGTTTTCAGAAAGGCCCAGGAGAGGCTGAACGAGAGGGAGGACCCCAAACAAC gtGAAGCTCCAGAGGAGCTGCTGGATGCGTTTTTTGAGACggaggtggagatggagaggaagatCTGCAGAGATGTAGTGTGCACCTCCCATGGAGATGAAGAAG GGTTCCTGCGGGATCTGTGTGAGGTGCTGCTGTATCTCTTACTACCTCCTGGAGATTTCCACAACAAGAACATGAGATACTTCCTCAGG GAAATCTTGGCGAGAGGAGTTCTGCTGCCGTTGATTAACCAACTAAGTGATCCCGATTATATCAATCAGTTCATCATCTGGATG aTCCGAGACTCCAGCTGCAACTACGAAGCCTTCATGAACATCCTgaagctgactgacaagacggCCGAACTGGAGGCTGTCAAAGACAAAGTACTGGAGGAGCTCCAGTACCTGCGCTCGCTGGATACCGCGGGagatg ATATCAACACTATAAAGAATCAAATTaacagtttactgtttgtgaAGAAAGTCTGCGAAACGAGAATACAGAGGCTGCAGTCGGGAAAG GACGTCGATGCTATGAAACTTGCAGCGAATTTTGGGAAGTTGTGCATCATCCCGCTGGATCATATCCTCGTGCACAACATAGCGCTCCAGTTTTTTATGG ACTACATGCAGCAGATGGGGGGTCAGGCGGATCTGTTCTTCTGGCTGACGGTGGAGGGATACCGGGTCACAGCTCAGCAGCAGCTCGAGGTTTTGCAGAGCTGGAAGAAGGACGGCAGGAAGCAGACCGGCCAGACTAAGGACCTATTAAAGGCCGCTGCGCTCGGTGTCTACGAGCAGTACCTCTCGGAGAAG GCGTCTCCCAGAGTGCAGGTGGATCGGGCCTGTGTGGACAGACTGGCTGAGAAACTCAACAAAGAGGATCCGACTCCGGAGATTTTTGATGACATCCAGAGAAAG gTGTATGATATGATGTTGAAGGACGAACGGTTCTACCCTTCGTTTAAGCAGCACCCTCTGTACGTGCGCATGCTGGCCGAGTTGGACATGCTGAAGGAGCCGAGCTACCGGGGATCAGACGACGGAGACGCAG AGTCTTTTAATGGATCTCCAACCGGAAGCATTAATTTG TCTTTGGATGACCTCACGAACGCCACCACAGACGAGTCGGTGCAGCtacatgcttttatttctgaTACGG GCGTGTGTAATGACCACGGGAAGACCTACGCACTCTACGCCATCACTGTCTTCCGTAAGAATCCAGACGGCAGTGAGGACACCTGGAAGACCTACCGCCGCTACAGCGACTTCCACGACTTCCACATGCGCATCACGGAGCAG TTTGAGAATCTCAGCTCGATATTAAAACTTCCTGGGAAGAAAACGTTCAACAACATGGACAGGGACTTTCTTGAGAGAAGGAAAAAGGACCTGAACGCTTATCTGCAG ctGCTTCTGAATCCAGAGCTAGTGAAGGCCTGCCCCATGCTGATAGGTCACGTCCATGACTTCTTGGAAAACAAGGCATACAGCAAAGGCAAGGGCGACTTTGCACGAAAG atGGACACCTTTGTGAACCCTCTGCGTAGCTCCATGAGAAACGTATCCAATGCTGTGAAGTCACTTCCTGACAGCCTCGCTGAAGGAATGACCAAAGTGACGGACAACGTGGGGCGCATGGGCGAGAGACTGGGCCAGGACCTCAGACAGTCCATATTCAAG GTGCCGCCCTTAATTCCGAAGTCGGACATCGACCCTGAGCACTGCCGAGTGTCTGCACAGCTGGATGACAAT GTCGACGATAATATCCCACTGCGCgtgatgctgctgctgatggACGAGGTGTTTGACCTGAAGGAGAGGAATCAGTGGCTCCGCAGGAACATCAAGAACCTTCTACAGCAGCTCATTAGAGCCACATACGGAGACACCATCAACAG GAAAATCGTGGATCATGTAGACTTCATGACGTCTCCAGAACAAGTAGCCGACTACGTCAAGAGGTTTAG AGATTCCTACTGGCCGAACGGAATCCTAGCAGAGACGCCACCGTGCCGAGACAAGAGCATCCGCATGAGAACCAGAGTAGCAGCTAAGACTAACCTCCTGGGCATCATGCCAG ACGAACTCAAGCACATCATCGGGGCGGAAACCACGCGCAAGGGCATCCTCCGGGTCTTTGAAATGTTCCAGCACCAGCAGCTGAACCGCCGCCTGGTCTATGTCTTCCTGGAGGGGTTTCTCGAAACCATGTTCCCTCAGTACAAGTTCCCCGAGCTGTTCGTCAAGCTGCACTCACGCTCGCCACGCATCCGCACTTATTCGCAGAAAGTCCGCACCTTACAGAAGAGGTGA